The DNA window CGCATCGCCGAGAGCACGACCTGCAGCTGCACGACCAGCAGCGCCAACAGCAGCCAGACCGGCTGGGCCTGCTTCAGCCCTTCCAGCGTCGCCGACAGATCCAGCCGCCAGGCGAGCACGGCCAGCAGCGCGAGCGGCAACAGCCACCGCAGCCACGACAGCGGGCGATGAGGACCAGTGTGGCGGGTGTGCGTGCGAATACGGCGGCTCCTCGGCTTGATGCTGGAGACGTTACTAGAACCTCGCGTTCGCCTCCTGCAATGCGCCGTGGTCCGGCGACTGTCGGCGCGACTCGGTGGCTGCCGGCAGAGCGCCGCGAAATCGACTCCAGCCGCTCGCCTTCCTGCTCACCGAAAACCGCGCGAATGGGGACGACCACTGCGATGGTAGGCTCCCCGCCCTGGCCGTCCAGCTGATGACACCGCCTGACGGCGACTTCTTTCCTTCCAGGCGCCTCCTGCTTGTACGACGTTTCCGATCCGAACCCGGCCCCGACTTCTCCCCCGGCCCTGCCTGACACCTGGCAGCCGCTGCCTGCGCGCGGGGCCAAGCTGGCCGCAACCGGCGCATTGCTGGGAACACTGACGGCTGCCGCCGTCGCGCTGGGCGTGGCGCGCCTGTCCGCACCGGTACCGCTGCCCTGGCGCTGGTTGGGACTGGCGGCGGTGCTGGTAGCGTTGGGAGCGGCCTGGATCGCCTGGCGCCGGCACCGCACGATCCGCTGGCG is part of the Pseudoxanthomonas sp. JBR18 genome and encodes:
- a CDS encoding PH domain-containing protein → MYDVSDPNPAPTSPPALPDTWQPLPARGAKLAATGALLGTLTAAAVALGVARLSAPVPLPWRWLGLAAVLVALGAAWIAWRRHRTIRWRLNAQGFAVSRGHLWQSETHVPISRVQHLDVRRGPLERAARLATLVVHTAGTRLSAVSLSGLDHDDAERLRDRLAHQLDQDDDAL